The nucleotide window GACGTGAACAGGAGAGCGGTTAGCATAGCGAGGAAAAATTTAAAAATCAACGGCGTTAGAAACGCCGAGGTGAGATGGGGAAGCCTCTATGAACCCGTTAGGGGCGAAAAGTTCGACACAATCATCACTAATCCCCCGGTGCACGCGGGGAAGGAAGTGCTGAGGGAAATAGTTATAAACGCTCCCCGGCATCTCAACGATGGAGGCCTCCTGCAGTTAGTGATTAAGACGAAGCAGGGGGCAAAGTATATTAAGGCTCTGATGAATGACCACTTCACCGAAGTGAGAGAGCTGGCGAAGGGGAGCGGCTACCGCGTGTATGCCGGGATCGCCTAGCCTGGGATGGCGCGGGCCTTGAGAGCCCGTGTCCGTATGGACACCGGGGTTCAAATCCCCGTCCCGGCGCCAAAATCCTCTCTGAAGGATTGAGATGGAGGTGTATTCGTAATGACGGACAACTTCAGACACATAGTCCGTGTAGCGGGAGTTGATTTGAACGGGAATAAGCAGCTGAGATGGGCCCTTACGGGCATCAGGGGTATAGGCATAAACTTCGCCACTATGGTGCTCAGGGTTGCAGGAATCGACCCGTACATGAAGACCGGTTACCTGACCGACGAGCAGGTCAAGAAGATTGAGAAGGTGCTCGAAGACCCGATCGCCCACGGTATACCCGCCTGGGCCGTTAACAGGCAGAAGGACTACGAGACCGGCAAGGACATGCACCTCATCACCGCCAAGCTCGTCATGGCCTGGCGTGAGGACGTCAACAGGCTCAGGAGAATACGCGCTTACCGCGGCATAAGGCACGAGCTCGGCCTCCCGCTCCGCGGCCAGAGGACCAGGTCGAACTTCAGGCACGGCAGCACCCTCGGTGTGAGCAGAAGGAAGAAGTGAGGTGATGTAGATGGGAGACCCCAAGAGGCAGAGGAAGAGGTACGAGACTCCCTCTCACCCCTGGATTAAGGAGAGGCTCGACCGCGAGAGAGTCCTCATGAAGAAGTACGCCCTCAAGAACAAGAAGGAGCTCTGGAGGCACGAGACCCAGCTCAAGGAGTTCAGGCGTAGGGCCAGGCGCCTACTAGCTGCCCGCGGCAAGCAGGCCGAGGTTGAGAGGGCCCAGCTCCTCCAGAGGCTCAACAGGCTTGGCCTCCTTCCGGCCGATGCCGCTCTCGATGACGTTCTCTCCCTGACGGTTGAGGACGTCCTCGACAGGCGCCTTCAGACTCTCGTCTACAAGAAGGGCCTCGCCAGGACCATCGGACAGGCCAGGCAGCTCATAGTTCACGGCCACATCGAGATAAACGGTCAGATAATACGCTCTCCTGGCTACCTCGTCCTCAGGGAAGAGGAAGACACCATAACCTACTCGAAGACCTCTCCTTTCGCTAAGGAGAGCCACCCCGAGAGGATGGTTATTGAACAGGCTAAGCAGGGTGAGGCCTCATGAGCGAGCAGACCCAGCAGGTTAACCTTAAGAAGAAGGAGAAGTGGGGAGTTGCCCACATCTACTCCTCCTACAACAACACCATCATCCACATCACCGACCTCACCGGGGCCGAGACCGTCAGCAGGTGGAGCGGTGGTATGGTCGTCAAGGCCGACAGGGACGAGCCCTCCCCGTACGCGGCCATGATAGCAGCTAGGAGGGCCGCTGAGGAGGCCATGGAGAAGGGCTTCACCGGAGTCCACATCAAGGTCCGCGCCCCCGGTGGAAGCAGGAGCAAGAGCCCGGGACCGGGTGCCCAGGCCGCCATCCGTGCCCTCTCCAGGGCCGGCCTCAGGATCGGAAGGGTTGAGGACGCCACCCCGATTCCGCACGACGGCACCAGGCCGAAGGGCGGAAGAAGGGGCAGGCGCGTCTGATTCCCACAACTTCTTTTTTGGTGATGCCGATGGAGCCAAAGTTTCAGATTCTTGAGAAAAGGGAGGACTCGATTAAGTTCATCGTCGAGGGAGTTGATGTACCCTTCGCCAACGCCCTGAGGAGGACCATCCTCGCGGACGTCCCGACCTTTGCGGTGGATGAGGTTGAGTTCTTCGAGAACGATTCCGCCCTCTTCGACGAGATAATCGCCCACAGGGTGGGTATGATACCTCTCACCACTCCCCACGAGAGGTTTTCCCTCGATTCACTGGAGCTTGACGAGTACACGGTTACGCTCTCCCTCGAGGCAGAGGGTCCTGGAATGGTTTACTCCGGTGACCTTAAGAGCAGCGATGAGGGTGTGAAGCCCGCCAACCCCAACATCCCAATAGTCAAGCTTGCCGAGGGCCAGAGACTTACGTTTAACGCCTACGCAAAACTCGGTCGCGGAAAGGACCACGCCAAGTGGCAGCCCGGCTTTGTCTACTACAAGTACCTTACCAGGATTCACGTGAGCAAGGAAGTTCCCGACTGGAAGGAGCTCAAGGAGCTCGCCGAGAGGCGCGGTCTTCCGGCGGAGGAGACCGATGAGGAGCTTGTTATAACCACGATCAAGGCGTTCTACCTTCCGCGGAAGTTTGACGCCTACGTAGGGGAGAAGATCAGAGAAGAGGCCGTACCCAACGCCTTTGTCTTCACCGTCGAGACCAATGGGGAACTTCCGGTTGAGGAAATCGTGACCATAGCCCTCAAAATCCTCATGAGGAAGAGCGATAGATTTATAAGCGAACTCCATAAATTAGCGTCCGACTGACGCGGGGGTAGCCGAGCCTGGCCAAAGGCGCGGGATTCAGGGTCCCGTCCCGTAGGGGTTCCGGGGTTCAAATCCCCGCCCCCGCACCAGTATTTACGCTCACCCCGTTGGACCTGTCGGTTTCCCACCTGCGAGAGAGCGTTAAGGAGGTATGTTCATGGTCAAGAGAACCGGACCCACTGACATCAACCTGAGGAGGCTCATCCGCTACCTCAGAAAGAAGTCTAACGAGGAAGGGGTTAAGATATGGAAGGACATTGCCTGGCGCCTTGAGGGGCCCAGGAGGCAGAGGGCTGAGGTGAACGTCAGCAGGATCAACCGCTATACCAAGGACGGTGACACCGTCATTGTTCCCGGAAGCGTCCTCGGTGCAGGAAAGCTTGAGCACAAGGTCACCGTTGCCGCCTGGAAGTTCAGCGAGACTGCCAAGAAGAAGATAGTCGAGGCCGGTGGAGAGGTCCTCACGATTGAGGAGCTCATCGAGAGAAATCCGAAGGGTAGTGGAGTAATCATAATGGAGTGATGGGCCATGAGGATAATTAACGCTGAAGGACTCATACTCGGAAGGCTCGCCTCGAAGGTCGCCAAGATGCTCCTTGAGGGCGAGGAAATTGTCATAGTCAACGCTGAGAAGGCCATCATCACCGGAAACCGCGAGGACATCTTCGCCAAGTACAAGCAGAGAACCGAGCTGAGAACTAGAACCAACCCGAGGAAGGGTCCGTTCTACCCGAAGAGGAGCGATGAGATAGTCAGAAGAACCGTCAGGGGAATGCTCCCCTGGAAGACCGACCGCGGAAGGAAGGCCTTCAAGAGGCTCAAGGTTTACGTCGGCGTTCCGAAGGAGTTCGAGGGCAGGGAGCTTGAGACCATAAGCGAGACCCACAGCTCGAGGATCGCAACCCCGAAGTACGTTACCGTTGGCGAGGTTGCCAAGTTCCTCGGTGGAAAGTTCTGAGGTGAGAGAAGATGAAGGTCATCCAGACTGCTGGTAAGAGGAAGACGGCCATCGCGAGGGCCACCATCAGGGAAGGA belongs to Thermococcus camini and includes:
- the rplM gene encoding 50S ribosomal protein L13, translated to MRIINAEGLILGRLASKVAKMLLEGEEIVIVNAEKAIITGNREDIFAKYKQRTELRTRTNPRKGPFYPKRSDEIVRRTVRGMLPWKTDRGRKAFKRLKVYVGVPKEFEGRELETISETHSSRIATPKYVTVGEVAKFLGGKF
- a CDS encoding 30S ribosomal protein S11, producing the protein MSEQTQQVNLKKKEKWGVAHIYSSYNNTIIHITDLTGAETVSRWSGGMVVKADRDEPSPYAAMIAARRAAEEAMEKGFTGVHIKVRAPGGSRSKSPGPGAQAAIRALSRAGLRIGRVEDATPIPHDGTRPKGGRRGRRV
- a CDS encoding 30S ribosomal protein S13 produces the protein MTDNFRHIVRVAGVDLNGNKQLRWALTGIRGIGINFATMVLRVAGIDPYMKTGYLTDEQVKKIEKVLEDPIAHGIPAWAVNRQKDYETGKDMHLITAKLVMAWREDVNRLRRIRAYRGIRHELGLPLRGQRTRSNFRHGSTLGVSRRKK
- a CDS encoding 30S ribosomal protein S4, whose amino-acid sequence is MGDPKRQRKRYETPSHPWIKERLDRERVLMKKYALKNKKELWRHETQLKEFRRRARRLLAARGKQAEVERAQLLQRLNRLGLLPADAALDDVLSLTVEDVLDRRLQTLVYKKGLARTIGQARQLIVHGHIEINGQIIRSPGYLVLREEEDTITYSKTSPFAKESHPERMVIEQAKQGEAS
- a CDS encoding DNA-directed RNA polymerase subunit D; the encoded protein is MEPKFQILEKREDSIKFIVEGVDVPFANALRRTILADVPTFAVDEVEFFENDSALFDEIIAHRVGMIPLTTPHERFSLDSLELDEYTVTLSLEAEGPGMVYSGDLKSSDEGVKPANPNIPIVKLAEGQRLTFNAYAKLGRGKDHAKWQPGFVYYKYLTRIHVSKEVPDWKELKELAERRGLPAEETDEELVITTIKAFYLPRKFDAYVGEKIREEAVPNAFVFTVETNGELPVEEIVTIALKILMRKSDRFISELHKLASD
- a CDS encoding class I SAM-dependent methyltransferase; the protein is MSHYYSEEPNVPLRTKTIDVCIRGQCFKFITASGVFSFGKLDRGTELLIESMILDGNWRVLDLGCGYGAIGIVTSRFVDYVVMTDVNRRAVSIARKNLKINGVRNAEVRWGSLYEPVRGEKFDTIITNPPVHAGKEVLREIVINAPRHLNDGGLLQLVIKTKQGAKYIKALMNDHFTEVRELAKGSGYRVYAGIA
- a CDS encoding 50S ribosomal protein L18e — translated: MVKRTGPTDINLRRLIRYLRKKSNEEGVKIWKDIAWRLEGPRRQRAEVNVSRINRYTKDGDTVIVPGSVLGAGKLEHKVTVAAWKFSETAKKKIVEAGGEVLTIEELIERNPKGSGVIIME